Part of the Selenomonadales bacterium genome is shown below.
CGCCAAAGAAAAAAATTCCAAAGAAGGTTGATGCGCTTGAAAAACATTCCGCTGCGCGCCCGCAACCTCATTCGCAAGCACGGCACGACAGACCCGTGGCGCATCGCACGCGAAATGAAGTTCGACGTCATGTTCCTGCCACTCCCCGATAGAGTGAACGGCATGTGGCGACGCGTACTGGGGCGCAAGTACATCGTGATCGACGATGCACTCGACGAATGGCAGCAAAAAGCAGTCCTCTGCCACGAGCTCGGCCATTACCTCATGCATCGCGACTACGCCAGCTACTCCATGGCGGGACGGACATTCTTCTCAAATGCACGCTGCGAACACGAAGCCAACCGCTTCGCCGCCGAGATCTTCGCCATCACAGGCAGCGAACACACGGCAGACGACGTCATGCACTTTCTCACAGCCAACAGCTGATGTTGGCTGTCTTTTTTTATTCTGAAATACCTAACAACCATATCGGCTCCCTCTGACGAATAGTGGCAGCGAAGCTGACTGAGGGAGAGATGTTTGATAAGGCAAGCAATCGCCACATCATCACACGTATCCGTTCTCT
Proteins encoded:
- a CDS encoding ImmA/IrrE family metallo-endopeptidase, encoding MKNIPLRARNLIRKHGTTDPWRIAREMKFDVMFLPLPDRVNGMWRRVLGRKYIVIDDALDEWQQKAVLCHELGHYLMHRDYASYSMAGRTFFSNARCEHEANRFAAEIFAITGSEHTADDVMHFLTANS